The following are from one region of the Myotis daubentonii chromosome 2, mMyoDau2.1, whole genome shotgun sequence genome:
- the LOC132226337 gene encoding LOW QUALITY PROTEIN: phosphofurin acidic cluster sorting protein 2-like (The sequence of the model RefSeq protein was modified relative to this genomic sequence to represent the inferred CDS: inserted 3 bases in 2 codons; substituted 1 base at 1 genomic stop codon) gives MTFFSTWEVDCSRPSCVPRLCSLTLKKLVVLKELEKEVISMVIAVQMQGSKGIXRSHEIVLPRSGPVETDLALTFSLQYPHFLKREGNKLQIVLQQRKCSHSQTSLGYRTQATGAVHMAEVMQRPPEGGQVLSLSSRIQGSSITVAEIWISSLSSQPIDDEDGTMQASPKAKSMGSDTEGKSESFTELEAXATHRQDLEEADFDLGQPKKHQRCRQQNLKRKVMALLPRSPMSKEVLESDRDPTEHVPEVEEDLDLLYDTLKNPSDSGPDMEDDSSILSNTKPKTRQYFEGLAHSSWQTETRSLHSARRQKEPPRPANMPMKTQGAGGNLSSDSGSDWVAHSMPNPGEQPVQPEDSPEAGTSAQDMLTKRRTTKTESLVIPSTSSKGKQPACWGWSRSLNELSNSLIKERCPVPQSQLQVPRKTVFDQLNHSLISNDCLPKNIILINTSDRQGQSLSDVLQQHTLPVMCTNSMVDVQEAFSSIISWIQRYRNCNTEAPMPVKIAVAGDQHYFSTTLRVFXEQLSHKAPDWLGYMHFLVIPLGSHPLARYLGSVDCRYHKLLQDLAWWELFYHLEAQDAVQNIVLKIREYITGVNCVLQLPIAEAMLISKPKSPDELSSQKLIPFVGAVKVGRAEPISATSGDSPEAGPSCSNVLLSTAREATHKLISLSSVSGGLSSPGQSVGAELMELQVNYWKAAQLTNRKRNRVKEDLLATKNTLQCTFRSLQVSRLPSSGEAAATPTMSMTVITKEKKKKVMFLSKKDKGKDLESKSQCIQGIGRLVCSAKNQEHRQRVLIDGVEWNDVTSFQLAAQWSSHIKHFPVCIFGHNSTF, from the exons ATGACTTTCTTCTctacctgggaggtggactgctccagaCCTAGCTGCGTGCCCAGATTGTGCAGCTTAACTTTAAAGAAGCTGGTGGTCTtgaaggagctggagaaggaggtcATCTCCATGGTGATAGCAGTGCAGATGCAGGGCTCCAAGGGCATCTAGAGATCCCACGAGATTGTGCTGCCCCGCAGCGGACCAGTGGAGACTGACCTGGCgctgaccttctccctgcagtaccCCCACTTCCTCAAGAGAGAAGGCAACAAGCTGCAGATCGTGCTGCAGCAGAGGAAGTGCAGTCACAGCCAGACCAGCCTGGGCTACAGGACACAGGCCACAGGGGCCGTCCACATGGCCGAGGTGATGCAGCGACCCCCCGAGGGTGGCCAGGTGCTGAGCCTCAGCAGCAGGATCCAGGGGTCCTCCATCACGGTGGCTgagatctggatctcctccctgtccagtCAGCCCATCGACGACGAGGACGGCACCATGCAGGCCAGCCCCAAGGCCAAGTCCATGGGTAGCGACACGGAGGGGAAATCTGAAAGCTTCACTGAGCTGGAGGC AGCTACACACAGGCAGGACCTGGAAGAAGCTGACTTTGACCTGGGGCAGCCCAAGAAGCATCAGCGATGCAGGCAACAAAACTTGAAGCGGAAAGTCATGGCACTGCTTCCCAGGTCCCCCATGTCAAAAGAGGTCCTGGAATCGGATAGGGACCCTACAGAGCATGTCCccgaggtggaggaggacctggaccttcTCTATGACACCCTTAAGAATCCCAGcgacagtggcccagacatggaggaCGATAGCAGCATCCTCAGCAACACCAAGCCCAAGACCAGACAATACTTTGAAGGCCTGGCACACTCCAGCTGGCAGACGGAGACGAGGAGCTTACACAGTGCCCGGAGGCAGAAGGAGCCTCCTCGGCCGGCCAACATGCCCATGAAGACCCAGGGCGCAGGCGGCAA CCTGTCAAGTGACAGTGGCTCCGACTGGGTGGCCCACAGCATGCCCAACCCTGGGGAGCAGCCGGTACAGCCTGaggacagcccggaggcaggGACCTCTGCCCAGGACATGCTCACTAAGAGGCGCACCACCAAGACCGAGTCTCTGGTCATCCCTTCCACCAGCTCCAAGGGGAAACAGCCcgcctgctggggctggagcaggtcTCTGAATGAGTTGTCCAACAGCCTGATCAAGGAGCGCTGTCCAGTCCCACAGAGCCAACTGCAGGTCCCCAGGAAGACTGTGTTCGACCAACTGAACCACAGCCTCATCTCCAACGACTGTCTGCCCAAGAACATCATCCTCATCAACACCTCCGACAGGCAGGGGCAGTCCCTGTCGGATGTCCTGCAGCAGCACACGCTACCCGTCATGTGCACCAACTCCATGGTGGAtgtccaggaggccttcagctccatcatctccTGGATACAAAGATACCGCAACTGCAATACCGAGGCCCCAATGCCAGTGAAGATCGCAGTGGCGGGGGATCAGCACTACTTCAGCACCACGCTGCGGGTCT GTGAGCAGCTGTCCCACAAGGCCCCGGACTGGCTGGGCTAcatgcacttcctggtcatcccgctgggttcccaccccttggccaggtacctgggctccgtggATTGCCGCTACCACAAACTCTTACAGGACCTGGCCTGGTGGGAACTGTTCTACCACCTGGAGGCCCAGGATGCTGTGCAGAAcattgtgttgaaaatcagagagtACATCACAGGGGTCAACTGTGTCCTCCAGCTGCCCATCGCAGAGGCCATGCTCATCTCTAAGCCGAAGAGCCCGGACGAGCTGTCCTCGCAGAAGCTCATtccctttgtgggggcagtgaaAGTTGGAAGAGCGGAGCCAATTTCAGCCACATCAGGAGATTCACCTGAAGCGGGCCCCTCATGCTCCAATGTGCTTCTGTCCACCGCCAGGGAGGCCACACACAAGCTAATTTCCTTGTCATCAgtgagtgggggcctgtcctcccCTGGCCAGAGTGTGGGTGCTGAGCTGATGGAGTTGCAGGTGAATTACTGGAAGGCAGCCCAGCTTACAAACAGGAAGAGAAACAGGGTGAAGGAAGACCTGCTTGCCACCAAAAACACACTCCAGTGCACCTTCcggtctctccaggtcagcaggctacCCAGCAGCGGGGAGGCTGCAGCCACGCCCACAATGTCCATGACTGTgatcaccaaggagaagaaaaagaaggtgatGTTTTTGTCCAAGAAAGACAAGGGCAAGGACTTGGAGTCCAAaagccagtgcatccagggcatCGGCCGCTTGGTCTGCTCTGCCAAGAACCAGGAGCACAGGCAGCGGGTCCTCATTGACGGCGTGGAGTGGAACGACGTGACGTccttccagctggcagcccagtggtcctcccacATCAAGCACTTCCCCGTCTGCATCTTCGGACACAATTCCACCTtctag
- the LOC132228373 gene encoding basic proline-rich protein-like, with product MKHLEGGSSRVWYRLRPAEQGVRAGSLAAWIGSNGQVTLGQDKTQAQFQSRTGSAAAGLRNRRVPNTRPGGGGRAVPTPGTPPSSPPRTVTAHRLPGLFPGARAPWTQQPTGPATPAAAAWGERWEAPRGRGGPSGCPKARPARPRPRGLPRPQGPDPPTPPSPPPPPRHRA from the exons ATGAAGCACCTGGAGGGGGGCAGCTCTCGGGTTTGGTACCGGCTCAGGCCCGCCGAGCAGGGGGTTCGGGCTGGTAGTTTAGCAGCCTGGATTGGGTCTAACGGCCAAGTAACCCTTGGGCAG GACAAAACGCAAGCCCAATTCCAAAGCAGAACGGGCTCTGCAGCTGCCGGCCTCAGGAACCGCCGGGTTCCAAATACGAGACCAGGCGGAGGCGGGAGAGCTGTGCCAACTCCCGGGACGCCTCCTTCCTCGCCCCCGAGGACCGTGACCGCCCACCGCCTCCCCGGGCTGTTCCCCGGGGCTCGCGCTCCCTGGACTCAGCAGCCCACAGGGCCGGCCActccggcggcggcggcctgGGGCGAACGCTGGGAAGCTCCCCGAGGCCGCGGCGGTCCGAGCGGCTGTCCAAAGgcccgccctgcccgccctcGGCCTCGCGGTCTCCCCAGGCCTCAAGGGCCCGACCCTCCGACCCCGCCAAgtccccccccgccgccccgccacAGAGCCTGA
- the TPT1 gene encoding translationally-controlled tumor protein, with translation MIIYRDLISHDEMFSDIYKIREIADGLCLEVEGKMVSRTEGNIDDSLIGGNASAEGPEGEGTESTVVTGVDIVMNHHLQETSFTKEAYKKYIKDYMKSIKGKLEEQRPERVKPFMTGAAEQIKHILANFKNYQFFIGENMNPDGMVALLDYREDGVTPYMIFFKDGLEMEKC, from the exons ATGATCATCTACCGGGACCTCATCAGCC ATGATGAGATGTTCTCCGATATCTACAAGATCCGGGAGATCGCGGACGGGCTGTGCCTGGAGGTAGAGGGGAAG ATGGTCAGTAGGACAGAGGGTAACATTGATGACTCGCTTATTGGTGGAAATGCCTCCGCTGAAGGCCCTGAGGGCGAAGGTACCGAAAGCACAGTAGTCACTGGTGTTGACATTGTCATGAACCATCACTTGCAGGAAACCAGCTTCACAAAAGAAGCCTACAAGAAGTACATCAAAGATTACATGAAATC AATCAAAGGGAAGCTTGAAGAACAGAGACCAGAAAGAGTAAAGCCTTTCATGACAGGGGCTGCAGAACAAATCAAGCACATCCTTGCCAATTTCAAAAACTACCAG TTCTTTATTGGTGAAAACATGAATCCAGATGGCATGGTTGCTCTGCTGGACTACCGTGAGGATGGTGTGACCCCATATATGATTTTCTTTAAGGATggtttagaaatggaaaaatgt TAA